In the Candidatus Mycosynbacter amalyticus genome, one interval contains:
- a CDS encoding response regulator transcription factor yields MTKILLVEDDKSLREIYGVRLLAEGYDIVSAGDGEEALAMAIKERPQLIVSDVMMPKISGFDMLDILRSTTETKDIKVIMMTALSSEDQRARGEQLGADRYLVKSQVGIEDVVRTVHEVLADAPVAQNTFAKPAAPAPAAPVAPVPSAPQPAVPATPDAQPAPAQATPVAPTATPVPSAPTAPAAPTPPTPVATPAADAPTGELPQPTAPFSSPRPATLGERVIQPVANDTPTPDDMASRIAAELASAGVPTIAPETPAPTASQPPQPPVAS; encoded by the coding sequence ATGACCAAGATACTACTCGTAGAAGACGACAAAAGCCTGAGAGAAATTTATGGAGTGCGACTACTCGCCGAAGGCTACGACATCGTATCAGCAGGTGATGGCGAAGAAGCGCTGGCCATGGCTATCAAAGAACGCCCACAGCTCATCGTCAGCGATGTCATGATGCCAAAAATCAGCGGCTTTGATATGCTCGATATCCTTCGCTCTACGACTGAGACCAAGGACATCAAAGTCATCATGATGACCGCGCTCTCTAGCGAAGATCAACGCGCTCGCGGCGAGCAGCTCGGCGCTGACCGCTATCTTGTCAAATCACAGGTAGGTATCGAAGATGTAGTTCGTACCGTACATGAAGTACTGGCCGATGCGCCTGTCGCACAAAACACCTTTGCCAAACCTGCAGCACCTGCGCCTGCAGCACCTGTAGCACCCGTGCCAAGTGCACCGCAGCCAGCAGTACCAGCCACACCCGACGCCCAGCCCGCGCCAGCACAAGCAACACCTGTAGCACCGACGGCCACACCCGTGCCAAGTGCACCGACGGCCCCTGCAGCCCCAACACCACCTACCCCAGTAGCTACGCCCGCAGCTGACGCACCGACAGGAGAGCTCCCACAGCCAACTGCGCCATTCTCATCGCCTCGACCAGCTACCCTAGGCGAGCGCGTTATCCAGCCTGTTGCAAACGACACCCCGACACCAGACGACATGGCAAGTCGTATTGCTGCAGAGCTCGCGAGTGCAGGCGTGCCAACCATCGCGCCCGAGACACCCGCGCCAACAGCGTCACAGCCCCCTCAGCCACCTGTAGCCTCATAG
- a CDS encoding sensor histidine kinase, whose protein sequence is MLALLIIALYIWGQHLTTNSSLASTLYISPVTAGLAGVVAIAAIVCYFWTPKDKLIPFSAGLYSLLVVTTGLLVVQSGGVGSPFVAVWMAVSVFAGLYGLYGLAGITVAVNLYIAYSLFSGQIIRTDIIVAAIAGNLPMFVSYILWHGRETIEEAHDQNMTKLNKSLEQESTKSDAIIQAIGDGVIVVSQTGEVLVINPAAQQMTGWSADDGLHLHFESILKLQNADGTPIESGANPVSRVLNVGQQVRENELCIITKSGKKVYVAFVISPMGEGDGAIAVFRDITKERDEEKAQAEFISTASHEMRTPVASIEGYLGLALNPNTATIDEKARDFITKAHASAQHLGHLFQDLLDVTKADDGRLKETPAVIDVVEFTRDIVVGLQAKASDKGLELIYKPDGSKTTTGTTVISPVLFAHVDKDHLREVLDNLVENAVKYTLEGSVTVDVTATDDYVRVAIADSGLGIPAEDLPHLFQKFYRVDNSDTREIGGTGLGLYLCRKLIEAMDGRIWVESEYKKGSTFYIEIPRMDRLKATELMEREALAARQASAQPASDTANVASELGTVESAPVVTPAPAPIAETAAPTPAAAEAVPVELAPATPEPASSLASEPIQFEDPEPRRFGAVAYAPAPAAPTAISAQPIVSPAEPNTLVAPVATTTTPRATPRPERANIPLSSLERNPAQYIAPRPEQPK, encoded by the coding sequence GTGTTGGCGTTACTCATCATCGCGCTGTACATCTGGGGACAGCACCTCACTACCAATAGCTCACTTGCGAGCACACTCTATATTTCGCCAGTCACTGCCGGTCTTGCAGGAGTTGTTGCCATCGCAGCTATCGTCTGTTATTTTTGGACACCAAAAGACAAGCTGATTCCTTTTTCTGCTGGGCTCTACAGCCTGCTTGTCGTCACGACCGGACTGCTTGTCGTCCAGAGCGGGGGAGTCGGATCACCATTCGTCGCCGTATGGATGGCAGTCAGTGTATTTGCGGGATTGTATGGGCTATACGGCCTAGCTGGCATTACAGTAGCTGTCAACTTATACATTGCCTATAGCCTCTTTAGCGGTCAAATCATCCGTACCGACATTATCGTGGCAGCTATCGCCGGCAACCTGCCGATGTTCGTTAGTTACATCCTCTGGCATGGACGCGAGACGATAGAGGAAGCACACGATCAAAACATGACTAAGCTCAACAAGTCACTCGAACAAGAGTCGACCAAATCCGACGCAATTATCCAAGCCATCGGTGACGGTGTCATAGTTGTGAGTCAAACCGGCGAGGTGCTGGTGATCAACCCGGCCGCTCAGCAGATGACCGGCTGGTCGGCAGACGATGGTCTGCACCTGCACTTTGAGTCGATCCTCAAGCTTCAAAACGCCGATGGCACCCCAATCGAGAGCGGCGCCAATCCAGTGAGCCGCGTTCTCAATGTCGGTCAGCAAGTCCGCGAAAACGAATTATGCATCATCACCAAATCTGGCAAAAAAGTCTATGTCGCATTCGTCATCAGCCCGATGGGTGAAGGTGACGGCGCCATTGCAGTATTCCGTGACATTACCAAGGAACGCGACGAAGAAAAAGCCCAGGCTGAATTCATCTCCACCGCCAGCCACGAAATGCGCACACCGGTCGCCAGTATTGAGGGCTATCTGGGTCTCGCACTCAACCCCAACACGGCCACGATCGACGAAAAAGCGCGCGACTTCATCACTAAAGCGCATGCATCCGCCCAGCACCTGGGTCACTTGTTCCAGGACTTGCTAGACGTCACCAAAGCAGACGATGGCCGCCTTAAAGAAACTCCTGCGGTCATCGATGTTGTTGAGTTTACCCGAGATATCGTCGTCGGCCTCCAAGCAAAAGCCAGCGACAAGGGTCTAGAGCTTATTTATAAGCCAGATGGCTCTAAGACAACAACTGGCACCACTGTCATATCACCCGTCCTCTTCGCCCATGTCGACAAAGATCACCTCCGCGAGGTCCTCGACAACTTGGTGGAGAATGCTGTCAAATACACCCTCGAGGGCAGCGTGACGGTTGACGTGACCGCTACAGACGACTATGTACGCGTTGCCATCGCCGACAGTGGTCTTGGTATCCCCGCCGAAGATTTACCGCACTTGTTCCAAAAATTCTACCGTGTCGACAACAGTGACACCCGCGAGATCGGCGGCACTGGCCTAGGACTCTATCTCTGTCGCAAACTCATCGAGGCCATGGACGGCCGCATCTGGGTCGAGAGTGAGTACAAAAAGGGAAGTACATTCTATATCGAGATCCCTCGCATGGACCGCCTCAAAGCCACCGAGCTTATGGAGCGCGAAGCACTCGCTGCTCGACAAGCCAGTGCTCAACCAGCCAGCGACACCGCTAACGTGGCAAGCGAACTTGGCACTGTCGAGAGCGCGCCAGTTGTCACTCCAGCGCCAGCGCCAATTGCCGAAACCGCTGCGCCGACTCCGGCTGCCGCAGAAGCAGTACCCGTAGAGCTCGCACCCGCCACACCAGAGCCCGCCAGCAGCCTTGCCTCCGAGCCGATTCAGTTCGAAGACCCAGAGCCACGTCGCTTTGGAGCTGTTGCGTACGCGCCAGCACCCGCCGCTCCCACGGCTATATCAGCCCAGCCCATCGTCAGCCCAGCTGAACCAAATACTCTCGTCGCCCCAGTAGCTACGACCACAACACCACGTGCCACCCCACGCCCTGAACGAGCCAATATCCCACTTTCATCACTCGAACGCAACCCGGCACAGTACATTGCGCCACGTCCCGAACAGCCGAAATGA
- a CDS encoding NADPH-dependent FMN reductase, producing the protein MSKSLSIIVGSTRTNRLGHSIAEWVGEQAKAAGFDSVELLDLKEQNLPKFDTPVPPQYAPVDSDEARAWGEKVASAEHLVVLTPEYNQSIPASLKSAIDYLSSEWVDKPTAILGYGYMGGAASARKHLADILGFLKTDLVPETAGVQLGEATVVDGTFAGSGVSADEVAAVQNVLSTLASK; encoded by the coding sequence ATGTCCAAATCACTTAGTATCATCGTCGGCAGTACCCGCACCAACCGCCTCGGTCACAGTATCGCAGAATGGGTAGGCGAACAGGCAAAAGCAGCCGGGTTCGATAGCGTCGAACTACTCGATCTCAAAGAACAAAACTTACCGAAATTTGACACACCAGTACCACCCCAGTATGCACCGGTCGACAGCGACGAAGCCCGCGCCTGGGGAGAGAAGGTTGCCAGCGCTGAGCACCTCGTCGTACTCACACCAGAGTATAATCAGAGCATCCCAGCCAGCCTCAAATCTGCCATCGACTATCTGTCGAGCGAATGGGTCGACAAGCCGACTGCTATCTTGGGCTACGGCTACATGGGCGGCGCAGCTAGCGCACGCAAGCATCTCGCCGACATCCTCGGCTTTCTCAAGACCGATCTCGTACCCGAGACAGCCGGTGTTCAGCTTGGCGAGGCGACAGTCGTTGACGGTACATTTGCCGGCAGTGGCGTCTCTGCAGACGAGGTAGCGGCTGTACAAAATGTCCTCTCGACGCTCGCGAGTAAGTAG